A window from Podospora bellae-mahoneyi strain CBS 112042 chromosome 1 map unlocalized CBS112042p_1.3, whole genome shotgun sequence encodes these proteins:
- a CDS encoding uncharacterized protein (EggNog:ENOG503P3DA; COG:S), which yields MAEWKGEAICGVDGGQLTELYLRKGKTLDPEILEENCIGIGMDVSSLVFYHCDLGPGNILVEPDNNRGIGIIDWETAGYVPREWVRTKFHLSSGMDFPDVEDVHKSDWRRLVSRKLAAMGFKEVIDGWLAFPST from the coding sequence ATGGCCGAGTGGAAAGGCGAAGCGATCTGTGGAGTCGACGGAGGTCAGCTGACGGAACTATACTTGAGGAAGGGCAAGACTCTAGATCCCGAGATCCTCGAAGAGAATTGCATTGGGATTGGCATGGATGTTTCTTCTTTGGTGTTCTATCACTGCGATCTAGGGCCAGGAAATATTCTTGTTGAGCCTGATAATAACCGAGGGATAGGAATTATCGACTGGGAGACTGCCGGGTACGTCCCGAGAGAGTGGGTTAGGACAAAGTTTCATCTCTCTTCGGGGATGGATTTCCCTGATGTGGAGGATGTGCACAAGTCGGACTGGCGACGTCTTGTTTCTAGGAAACTGGCTGCGATGGGGTTTAAAGAGGTGATTGATGGGTGGCTAGCCTTTCCAAGCACATAG